Below is a window of Micromonospora chersina DNA.
CCTCACCGCCCACCCCCTCCAGGAGATCACCCTCGACCAGCAGGTCGCGCTGCACACCGTCGCGACGCGACTGGCTGAGGAGTTCGACGGCATCTACGGCACCGAGACCATCGAGCGGTTCCTGCAGACCAGCTACGAGCAGTTCGCCACCGCCGCCAGCATTGCGAACTTCCTGCCGCTGCTCGCCGAGCGCTTCGCCCGCCAGCGGCTACGGGCTCTCGCCCGGGTCGAGGGACACCACCGCGACGGGCGCCCTGTCGTGCTGTTCCTGTGCACCCACAACGCCGGCCGCTCCCAGATGGCCCTGGGTTTCTTCACCCACCTGGCCGGCGACCAGGCGATCGCCTGGTCCGGTGGCAGCGAACCCGGCATCGAGATCAACCCCTGCGCGACCGCGGCGATGACCGAACGCGGCATCGACATATCGGAGAGTTCCCCAAGCCGTGGACCGACGAGGTGGTCCGGGCCGCCGACGTCGTGGTCACGATGGGCTGCGGCGCGCGTGCCCCATCTTCCCCGGCACCCGCTATGAGAACTGGACCGTGGACGACCCCGCCGGGCTCGACCTGGCCGACGTGCGGCCGATCCGCGACGAGATCGAGCGCCGCGTCCGTCGCCTGCTCGACGAGCTGAACGTTTCCGCCACCCGATAACCAATCTGCCCGACGATCCGGGACAGCACCATCATGGGAGATAAAGACTGATGACCATCGCACCTTGGCGGCGCCTGCTGGCCGAGTTCGTCGGCACCGCCCTGCTGGTCACCGCCGTGGTCGGCTCCGGCATCATGGCCGCCACCCTCTCCCCCGGTGATGTGGGCCTGCAGCTACTGGAGAACTCCACCGCCACGGCGTTCGCTCTCGGCGCGCTGATCCTGATCTTCGGCCCGGTCTCCGGCGCGCACTTCAATCCCGTCGTCTCCGCCGCTGACTGGTTCCTCGGCCGCCGTGCCGGCACCGGCCTCACCGCCCGAGACCTGGGCGGCTACGTCGTGGCGCAGGTGCTGGGGGCGATCGCCGGGTCCGTGCTGGCCAATCTGATGTTCGACCTCGCCGCCGTCGACTTCTCCGGCAAGGACCGCGCCGCCGGTCACCTCTGGCTGGGTGAAGTTGTCGCCACCACCGGCCTGATCCTGCTGATCTTCGCCCTCGCCCGCTCCGGCCGCGCCGCGGTCGCACCCGCCGCCGTCGGCGCCTACATCGGCGCCGCCTACTGGTTCACCTCGTCGACCTCGTTCGCCAACCCGGCGGTCACCATCGGCCGCGCGTTCACCGACACCTTCGCCGGCATCGCCCCCACCTCCGTGCCCGGCTTCGTCGTCGCGCAGCTTGTGGGACTTGCCGTCGGTGTCGGCCTGCTCGCCGCCCTCTACCCCGACGCGGGCGCCGCCGCCGACCAGGTCGTCGTCCCCACCGACGAGGACGCCGCCATCGGCCGCCGCTCATGACAACCCCGCACCCACACGGCACCCGCGGCGCTCGGCCTGATGCCGGATTGGTCAACCGCCGCTGTGACCCCGGCCGCTACCGGACGCTCGACCGCAACAGCGACCCAGCCCACCTGTTCCCCGACCCCGACGACAAGCCGGTCAACCGGCCCTCGCACCGCATGGAAGGCACCCGATGAGCGACAAGCCCAGCGTCCTGTTCGTCTGCGTCCACAACGCCGGCCGCTCCCAGATGGCCGCCGGCTGGCTGCGCCACCTCGCCGGCGACACCGTCGAAGTCCGCTCCGCCGGCAGCGCCCCCGCCGACCAGGTCAACCCCGCCGCCGTCGAGGCCATGCGCGAGGTCGGCATCGACATCACCGACCAGACCCCCAAGCTCCTGGAGTACGCGACCGCGCAGTCCTCCGACGTCATCGTCACCATGGGCTGCGGCGACGCCTGCCCCGTCTTCCCCGCCAAGCGCTACGAGGACTGGAAGCTCGAAGACCCCGCCGGCAAGGGCGTCGACGCCGTCCGGCCGATCCGCGACGAGATCCGTTCCCGCGTGGAGCAGCTGCTCACCGAACTGCGCCCCACCGCCTGACAACGCCTTCGTTGCCGCCCACCGGGTCCCACCCCGGTGGGCGGCTCACCCCTGAGCAGGAGCCCCTCGTGTCCGACCCACACCGCCTGATCATCATCGGTTCCGGACCCGCCGGATACACCGCCGCCGTCTACGCCGCCCGCGCCAACCTCACGCCCAGGACATCGCCGTGGTCGGCGGTGGCGACACCGCGATGGAGGAAGCCACCTTCCTCACCCGATTCGCTCGCAGCGTCACCATCATCCACCGCCGGGACACCTTCCGCGCCAGCCGAATCATGTCTGAGCGGGCGCTGACCAACGACAAGATCCAGGTGGCGTGGAACAGCGTGGTCGAGGAGATCCTCGGCCACGACGGCGCCGTCGCCGGAGCTCGGCTACGGGACGTCCGCACCGGCGAGACCCGGGTCTTGGACGTCACCGGCGTGTTCGTCGCCATCGGCCACGACCCGCGCAGCGAACTGTTCCGCGGCCAGGTCACCCTCGACGCCGACGGCTACGTCACCGTCGAGGCCCCCGGCACCCGCACCAACCTGCCCGGCGTGTTCGCCGCCGGTGACCTCGTCGACCACACCTACCGCGAGGCGATCACCGCCGCCGGCACCGGCTGCGCCGCCGCCCTCGACGCCGAGCGCTACCTCACCGCCCTGGCCTGACCGGCGCCGCCCGAGGTCCGGCCAGCTCGGCCGGGCCTCGGGCCGACGATCATCCGCCCAGGCGGGCGGCGATGTCGGCGACCGTCGCTTTCGCTGTCCGGCCGGCACCCACCAGTGTGGCTGACGCCGGCCCCGTCCAATCGCCGTAACCCAGCAGGTAGAGGCGAGGCTCGTCCACCGACCGGGTGCCCTCGGTGGCCACCTCCCCTTGCCGCCATCCGGGCAGCAGCGGCGCGAGGTGGGTGAGGTTGGGCTGGAAACCCGTACACCAGATGATGGCGTCGCAGGGCTGCTCGGCGCCATCGGCCCACCGCACGCCACGATCGGTCAGCCGCGCGAACATCGGACGGGCGTGCAGAACTCCGCGGTCCCGCGCCTGGCGGACGCTGGGCACCATCACGATGTCGCCGAGGTCGCTGACACCGCCACCGGCACCACCGGCGGCCTTGCGGGTAGCCACACCGAACAGCACCCGACCGTCGACGTCGTCGGGCATGAACCGCGCCGGCCGCAAGGTGACCCAGCTGGCCTCGGCGACCCGGGACACGTCCGCCAAGATCTGCGCCGCGGAGTTACCTCCACCGACGATCACGACCCGCTGCCCCCGGAACTGCTCTGGCGAGGTGTAGTGCACCGTGTGCAGCTGCCGGCCGGCGAAGTCGTCACGGCCCGGGATGTCGGGAACGTACGGGCACTCCCACGTACCGGTGGCGGAGATGACGTACCTGGCCAGCCAGCTCCCGTCGCCGGTCTCCACCGCCAGGCGCTCCCCGGAACGCCGCACCTCATGGACCCGGACCGGCCGACGCACCCGCAGGTCGTACCGCTGCTCGTAGGACCGTAGGTAGTCCACGACATGCGCAGCGGTGGGGAACTCCTCGCCCTCCTGCCGAGGCATCCCCCACCCCGGCAGCGGGCTGTACTCGGCCGGAGAGAACAACCGCAACGAGTCCCAGCCATGCCGCCACGCGCCACCCGGCTGCGACTGGCCGTCGAGGATGACGTAATCCAGACCGGCACGGCGCAGGTAGTAGCCCGCCGCCAAACCCGCCTGCCCGCCCCCTACGACCACCACGTCACACGATCCGGACACGCTCCGGCACCTCCTCCGTCCCGCTGATCATCATGCCGAGCGACCCAAGCTCTCTACACGCGGGCCGATGCACACACCCTGCACGCGGGGGCAGGCGGCGCAGCGGCTTCCCCAGCTGACGGGTACGGCCACCAGTACTCGGGGAGCCCCTACCCGCCGGCCGTCGGCGGCCTGGTCGTGGGTTCCGCCAACGTATTGATGGTGTTGGTGGGACGATGGATGACGTGGGAACCCCGAAAACCGCCGTACCTGCTGTCTCGCCGCTTGCCGGTGAGCCGATCAAGCGTGCCGACGCCGAACGCCTCGCGGGAGTGCTGAAGGCCGTCGCCGACCCGGCCCGGCTGCGACTGCTCAGTCTGATCCAGTCCGCTCCCGAGGGCGAGGCGTCCGTCACCGACCTCACCACCCCGCTCGGCCTCTCCCAGCCGACCGTCAGCCATCATCTCCGGATCCTCACCGAGGCCGGCCTGCTCGAGCGGGACAAGCGGGGCGTCTGGGCGTACTACCGCCTGGTGCCGTCCGCGATCGCGGCGATCGCCGAACTGTTGACGCCGCCCCGCAAGCGGGCGACAAGGAAGACTCGCTAAGCGCAGTGTCAGAGACCGCCGGCACCAGAACGGCGGCGAGCCATCGGCGGCGTCCGAGGTTCGGACGCCGCCGATGGCTGGAACCGCACACGGGCTCGCCGCCTTTGCGGGATCGTTTTCCGGTCCGGCTCAGTCCCCCCGGGGGCCATCGGCGTGTTCCTGCCTGCGCCCACCTTCTCCCGTTGACGCATCGGCGGGAACGACATGTCGGCGAGGTGCATCGGTTCTGCAGTGGCCGGAGAGGCGCCCCAAGCAGTCGGCAGTCCCACAGGTGACTGGTCAAGGGGTGGCCTGCGCGCGGCTCCTTTGGTCAGCAGGCTCGGTCGCTGGCCCGATTCCCGGCGAAGCAGCAAGACCGCGGCTGCTACGAATCCCAGGTCGGAACATGCTCAGGTCATGTGGGCAGTCCCTGTTCAGTGCGCATGGGCCGTCGCGCCCGTGGATGGCTTCAGGTTCGGGACGATGAGCAGCGATACGACGGCGGCAACAGCGGCCGTCGCTGCGGCGAAGGTGAAGGCGCGGGTGAAGCCGACGCTGCTGCTGTCAGCGATACTCGCCGCCGCGATGCTGGACACCACTGCGACGCCGAGGGCGGCGCCGAACTCGTGGAAGGTGCTGAGAAGACCGGAGGCCAGTCCGGCTTCGTGATGAGCGACCTGCGCCAGCGCGGTTGTGGAGGCGGCGACGAAGGCGCCGCCGATGCCCGCTGCGCCGACGCTGATCCCGGCCACCACCGCAGCCGCACCGTCCCAGAACACGGGCAGCGCGGTGCCGAGCGCGGCGATCGCAAGCCCTGTGGCCGCGACCGGCCGGGCACCGAGGCGGCCGATGGCGTGACCGGCGGCCTGGGCTCCGATGATCGTTGCCAGGGCGACCGGCAGGAACAGCAGCCCGGTGTGCAGCGCCCCGTAACCCTTGTGGTGTTGCAGGTAGAACGACCCGAGGAAGAAGATCGCGATCATCAGAGCCGTCGCGGCCAGGATGAGGAACGTGCCGGCGGCAACCGGCCGGCGAGTCAGGATCCGCAGGTCCATCAGCGGTGAGCGCACGGCGCGTTGCACGACGGCGAACACGAGGTACAGGACGACGGCACCGGCCAGCGTCCCGAGGGTCGTCGCGGTCAACCAGCCGCGGTCCCCGGCGTTGATCAGAGCGTAGATGGCCGTGCCGGTCGCGGCGGTGACGAGGATGGCGCCCGGCACGTCGAGGCGTGCTCGGGTCGTCGGCGGCAGGTGCGCCGGCAGCATCCGGGCAAGTGCCACCAGCACGATCAGACCGATGGGCACGTTGATGTAGAACACCCACTGCCAACCAGGGCCTGCGGTCAGTACGCCGCCGAGCAGTACGCCGATCGCCGAGCCGGTACCGCCGAGCGCGGACCAGATGCCGAGGGCCTTGTTGCGTTCGTCCCCGTGGAAGGTTCTGGTGAGCACCGACAGCGCCGCGGGCGACAGCATCGCCGCACCGACACCTTGTGCGACTCGGCCGCCGATCAGCAGCGCGGCGCCAGGGGCCAGGCCGGTGATCAGGGATGCGGCGGTGAACACGAGCAAGCCGAGCAGGACCACGCGGCGGGCGCCGAAGAGATCGGCTGCCCTACCGCCGAGAAGCATCAGGCCGCCGAACATCAGGGTGTAGGCGCTGACGACCCAGGTCAGTGTGTCGCGTGCCAGGCCGAGGTCCGTTCCGATGTGCGGCAGCGCGATCGCCACCACGGTGACGTCCAGGATGAGCATGAACTGCGCGACGCCGAGCAGTGCCAGCATGCGCCAGCGGCGTGGGTCGGCGGCGGTGGTGTCGGGTTGGTCGACGGCCTGAGCGGACACAGGGTGGCCCCCAATTCGAACAGTTGTGTTTGAGTTGTGTCGGGTACAGTAACTCGTACAGCACTGTTCGACAAAGGGGTCCGGATGGCCGCAAGGGGGCAGGCGAAGACGCCGGGCAGGCGAGCCGACGCGCAGCGCAGCATCACGGCGATTCTTGAGGCCGCGGTGAAGGCCTTGAGCCGCAACCCGGAGGCCAGCGTCAGCGAGATCGCCAAAGCCGCGGGCGTCGGCAGGGTCACGCTCTACGGCCACTTCCCCAACCGCGACGAGCTGGTGGAGGCGGCATTCGCTAGGGTCATCGACGAGGGTCACGGCGCACTCGACGCGGTCGATCTGAGCGGCGATGCCAGGCAGGCACTCACCCGGCTGATCCATTCCAGCTGGCTGCTGGTGAATCAGTCCCGGTCCCTCCTACTGGCGGCTCAGAAGGTTCTACCGCCCAGCCGGATCCGCGACCTGCACGCCGGCCCGGCGGAGCGCGTCGAAGGCCTCGTCAAACGCGGTCAGGACGAGGGAGTGTTCCGCAGCGACCTCTCGACTGCCTGGCTGGTAGGCGTCATGCACAGCGTGATGCACAATGCCGCCGACGAGATCAACGCCGGCCGCTTGGACAGCGACGAGGCCGCCGCGTTCATCACCGCGACCGTTCTGGCCGCCTTCACCCCGCCCGGCAGCCGCGTTCCCGCCTGAGCAGCCGGCTGTTCCCGGCGCGAACTAGCGGGGACGGGCGCCCATCCCGGCCAGGGTGACGGTGACCAGCCGCTGGACGGCGTCTTGGGGAACGGTGCCGGCTGCCGCGAGGGCATGCAGGCAGTAGTTGGCTAATTCGTCGGCGGCCACGTCGTCGCGGAGGTCGCCGTCTCGGACAGCCTCGGCAATGAGGTCTCGGACGAAGCTGCGGAGTTCCTGCTGGGCGTGGTGGACGTGTCCGCTGCCGTGCAGGTGCGCGGCGAGTTCGCCGCCGTGGTGGCGCGCGGAGTGGTGCTGGAGGCGGGCGTAGGTGTTCAGGGCAGCTTCCAGGCGCGCGATGGCCGGGGCGGCGGGGTCGACGGCGGCGGCGAGTTGGTCGAGGTGTGTGGCGATCTGACGTTCGTGCCACGCGGTGAGGACGGCCTGCGCGTCGGGGAAGTACTTGTACAGCGTGGCGCGCCCGATCCCGGCCTGCTCGGCGATCTGGGACATCGTTACGGCGACCAGCCCGTGCTTGGCCACTAGTGCGGCCATGGCATCCATGGCGGCGTCGCGAACCGCTGCGCGGTGCGCGTCGATCGTTTCGGTCCACAGCTTGGGCACACTCACATGCTACATGCCGTTCACGGGCGGAACAGGTTGCTGTTGACGTAGACAGGTTGTCTCTATAATTTGGGAGGCACCACGACCTGCCGGGCGACACGAATTCCACCCTGACCCTCCACCACTGGGGAGCGGGCCCGCGAACCGCTGGGGTTGCTCCTCGCAACCCACGACCGAGAAGGAACACCGTGCCAGTCCTGCAAGCCCAGATTCAGGCCGACCGAGCCACTCGCTATCTCGTCCAGTTCTGCAAGCACGCCGCCGCCATGGGCAGCGGTGGCCATTCCGCCCGCATGCACATGCGCCGGGAGGTGGAGGTGGCCGCCGAGTGGAGCGACACCAGCGGAAGGGTCACCTTCGGCCCGTGGGGCGAGGCGACGCTCACCGCCGACGGCAACTCGCTCACGGTGCGGATCGACGCGGGGGACGAAGACGGTCTGACTCAGATCCGCGACATCATCGCCCGCGATTTCGAGCGGTTCAGCCGCCGGGACCCTCTGGCCGTAGCGTGGCAGCGTCTCGACTCCCCCGACGAGGCCCCCGTTCGAGACGCCGTCGGCATGCCATCCGGGAAACGGCGGGGCTTCCGGCGATCCCACCTTCAGAGCGCTGTCCTCGCGCTGGCCGTGGTCCTGGTCGCCGCTGTGCATGTGGGGCTGGCGGGCTCGGTCTTGGCGGAGTCGCGATGGACGGGCCTGGCCGCGAACTTCGTCGTGGTGCTCATCGCTGTCAAGATCGCGCTGTTCGCGGTGGCCCGCTTAAGGATCCGTCAGCGCGGGGCCGCCAAGCGCCCCTGACCACACCTGAGCCGGGCGGCGGTCACGGCGGGGCGCCACTTCGTGACGGCTGCCGCCGTTGCGAGTCGTTGCCCCTTCTCCCGACCGGAGCTCGCAGGAGGGTCGAGCCTGACCCGGCCCTACTATGAGCGGGTAGTAGTTGCCCTGGGACGGCGACCGCATCCGGTAGGAGCGATGTGTGGGCGTCGGGTCCACGCCTCCTCGCGGAAGGATCAACTGTGCCTTTCCAGCGGCGTCACCGGGCGGCCTGACCTTGCTTGCCGCATCATCGGGTCTCGCCTGCAAACAGCCGTCAGCGCGTCAGCGCCGCGCGCTGGGCACTACGGGTGTCGCTGGCGCTGTTTCCCGCTCTCGTCGTGGCGTTTGCGTTCGCCTCTCCCGCCGCCGCGCATTTCAAGCTGCTGAAGCCCACATGTCGCTGCGCTGCCTCGCCTCGGCCACCAATAGGCCAGCCACCTTGGTCGGTCCGGAGAAGGGTTCGTTGGAGGCGATCACGACGCTGTTGCGTTCTTCTCGCTCCGTCAGGACCTGCAGGAGGCCAGATCGAGCGGGAAGGCTGGCTTGTCGGTGCTCGGACCTAGTATGCGGAGCATGACGCGGTATGTAGACGAGGATCTACACGGTGCGGAGTTCCGCGAGTGCGATCTGACCGCGGCACGCCTGATCGGCGTCGTCATGCAGGATGCCGTGATCGACGGGCTCGTCACCAACCTCATGGTGAACGGTGTCGAGGTCACCAAGTACGTCGAGGCAGAGCTCGACCGGCGTCATCCGGTGCGAGTGCTGATCCGCTCCGAGGACCCCGCCGATCTGCGCGAGGCATCGCGTCAGCTCCATGCCGGGTGGGCCGCCACGATCGAGCGAATCCGCCGTACGCCCGGCATCGAGCGCCGCAGCGTCAACGACGAGTGGTCGGCGGTGCAGACGATGCGCCACCTGGTCTTCGTCCACGACTCGTGGTTCCGCCGCTGCTGCCTGGGCTCGACAGAGCTGTTCACGCCGATGGGCATCGGGCCGACCGTCGAGCCCTACCGTGGAGCGCACGGTCTTGACCTCTCGCTCGATCCCGCCCTCGACGAGATCGTGAGCGTGCGCGACGCACAGGCCGCCGAACTCGAGGCCTGGCTCGACGAGGTCACCGCTGCGCAGCTCGCAGCGCCAGCGCCGGTGCCCGACGACGATGTCTGGCCGCCGTACGCCCGGGGCCGCTCGGTGCGGCAATGCCTCGGCACCGTGCTCAACGAGACCTTCGAGCACCACCGCTTCTGCGTCCGCGACCTCGACCTGATCGAGTTACAGGACGTTGAGTAGGGCCGGCTACGGACTCAGCATCTTGCGGAGCGGGGCATCGCTGACCGTCTGCGCGGTGCCGACCGTCCGGGACCCCCGGCGGACCCGCTCCCCACCCCTGGCCGACCTGGACGTGCACCCTCGGGTGGCGATGCAGACCCTCCGGCACGCACAGTTCGCCATCACCATGGAGATCTACACGGTGGTGTCCTCGGCAGCCACCCGCGCGGCCCTCAAGCGACTCGGCAGCGCGCTGGACCGATAAGGCGCTACTGCTCTGCTGTACCGGCCCGAACTAGGGCAACAGCGGCCCTGGAAAGGGTCGCTGAGCTACGGAGGAGTGGGCCGTAGGGACTCGAACCCTGAACCCGTCCACGGTCTGTGGATCATCTCAGATCGGGCGGATCGGCGTCCTGACCTGGGCTGGGTCTCTCGTTGCCTGACTGCACGATCTCGTACTGGCACTCGCTACACGGCTCCGGTGGGGATTGCTCCGCACCCGGTGGATTTCCTGCCACGGCTGCGTGGCTGGCTGGGGCACCGCCAGAAACGCAAGGAGAAGCCAGCGCTACAAGGCCCTCCAACCCCAAGGGAACTGAAGGAAGCCACCCGCGACACCGGACATGTGTCGCCACGATCGCAACTGGGCCACGACATCGGCAGGACCGGCACAATGGCGGGCGTGACCACGGACCAGCCCGGAGAAATCAAGCCCGGAGACATCTACGAGGACTGCTCGTTCCACCCCGTCCTCTGCACCTACATCAACGACGGCGACGAAATCGGCGGGATCTCCCTCATCGACGCGAGCAGCCCACGCGCCTGCTCCCTGTCCGGCTGCGGCGTCATCAAGCTATCCATCGCCGACGTGATCGTCGCCCGCGCCGACTGGCCCGCCTACCAGGCACGACGGAAAGAGGAACTCGCCGCCGAGCAAGACCCGACGACCGCCTGACCCATGGCTGGCAGCCCAGTGGCATCCCGTCTGCGACGCCACAGCGCGGCTTGACCACGTGCGCTGTCATCGGCAGATCCGTGCACACCCAGCGGCAGA
It encodes the following:
- a CDS encoding arsenate reductase ArsC codes for the protein MSDKPSVLFVCVHNAGRSQMAAGWLRHLAGDTVEVRSAGSAPADQVNPAAVEAMREVGIDITDQTPKLLEYATAQSSDVIVTMGCGDACPVFPAKRYEDWKLEDPAGKGVDAVRPIRDEIRSRVEQLLTELRPTA
- a CDS encoding NAD(P)/FAD-dependent oxidoreductase, encoding MHRRRLRRPRQPHAQDIAVVGGGDTAMEEATFLTRFARSVTIIHRRDTFRASRIMSERALTNDKIQVAWNSVVEEILGHDGAVAGARLRDVRTGETRVLDVTGVFVAIGHDPRSELFRGQVTLDADGYVTVEAPGTRTNLPGVFAAGDLVDHTYREAITAAGTGCAAALDAERYLTALA
- a CDS encoding TetR/AcrR family transcriptional regulator; translated protein: MAARGQAKTPGRRADAQRSITAILEAAVKALSRNPEASVSEIAKAAGVGRVTLYGHFPNRDELVEAAFARVIDEGHGALDAVDLSGDARQALTRLIHSSWLLVNQSRSLLLAAQKVLPPSRIRDLHAGPAERVEGLVKRGQDEGVFRSDLSTAWLVGVMHSVMHNAADEINAGRLDSDEAAAFITATVLAAFTPPGSRVPA
- a CDS encoding TetR/AcrR family transcriptional regulator; this translates as MPKLWTETIDAHRAAVRDAAMDAMAALVAKHGLVAVTMSQIAEQAGIGRATLYKYFPDAQAVLTAWHERQIATHLDQLAAAVDPAAPAIARLEAALNTYARLQHHSARHHGGELAAHLHGSGHVHHAQQELRSFVRDLIAEAVRDGDLRDDVAADELANYCLHALAAAGTVPQDAVQRLVTVTLAGMGARPR
- a CDS encoding three-helix bundle dimerization domain-containing protein; this translates as MTDLTAHPLQEITLDQQVALHTVATRLAEEFDGIYGTETIERFLQTSYEQFATAASIANFLPLLAERFARQRLRALARVEGHHRDGRPVVLFLCTHNAGRSQMALGFFTHLAGDQAIAWSGGSEPGIEINPCATAAMTERGIDISESSPSRGPTRWSGPPTSWSRWAAARVPHLPRHPL
- a CDS encoding MFS transporter, yielding MLALLGVAQFMLILDVTVVAIALPHIGTDLGLARDTLTWVVSAYTLMFGGLMLLGGRAADLFGARRVVLLGLLVFTAASLITGLAPGAALLIGGRVAQGVGAAMLSPAALSVLTRTFHGDERNKALGIWSALGGTGSAIGVLLGGVLTAGPGWQWVFYINVPIGLIVLVALARMLPAHLPPTTRARLDVPGAILVTAATGTAIYALINAGDRGWLTATTLGTLAGAVVLYLVFAVVQRAVRSPLMDLRILTRRPVAAGTFLILAATALMIAIFFLGSFYLQHHKGYGALHTGLLFLPVALATIIGAQAAGHAIGRLGARPVAATGLAIAALGTALPVFWDGAAAVVAGISVGAAGIGGAFVAASTTALAQVAHHEAGLASGLLSTFHEFGAALGVAVVSSIAAASIADSSSVGFTRAFTFAAATAAVAAVVSLLIVPNLKPSTGATAHAH
- a CDS encoding ArsR/SmtB family transcription factor, which encodes MDDVGTPKTAVPAVSPLAGEPIKRADAERLAGVLKAVADPARLRLLSLIQSAPEGEASVTDLTTPLGLSQPTVSHHLRILTEAGLLERDKRGVWAYYRLVPSAIAAIAELLTPPRKRATRKTR
- a CDS encoding DinB family protein, translated to MTRYVDEDLHGAEFRECDLTAARLIGVVMQDAVIDGLVTNLMVNGVEVTKYVEAELDRRHPVRVLIRSEDPADLREASRQLHAGWAATIERIRRTPGIERRSVNDEWSAVQTMRHLVFVHDSWFRRCCLGSTELFTPMGIGPTVEPYRGAHGLDLSLDPALDEIVSVRDAQAAELEAWLDEVTAAQLAAPAPVPDDDVWPPYARGRSVRQCLGTVLNETFEHHRFCVRDLDLIELQDVE
- a CDS encoding DUF2218 domain-containing protein yields the protein MPVLQAQIQADRATRYLVQFCKHAAAMGSGGHSARMHMRREVEVAAEWSDTSGRVTFGPWGEATLTADGNSLTVRIDAGDEDGLTQIRDIIARDFERFSRRDPLAVAWQRLDSPDEAPVRDAVGMPSGKRRGFRRSHLQSAVLALAVVLVAAVHVGLAGSVLAESRWTGLAANFVVVLIAVKIALFAVARLRIRQRGAAKRP
- a CDS encoding ArsO family NAD(P)H-dependent flavin-containing monooxygenase — its product is MSGSCDVVVVGGGQAGLAAGYYLRRAGLDYVILDGQSQPGGAWRHGWDSLRLFSPAEYSPLPGWGMPRQEGEEFPTAAHVVDYLRSYEQRYDLRVRRPVRVHEVRRSGERLAVETGDGSWLARYVISATGTWECPYVPDIPGRDDFAGRQLHTVHYTSPEQFRGQRVVIVGGGNSAAQILADVSRVAEASWVTLRPARFMPDDVDGRVLFGVATRKAAGGAGGGVSDLGDIVMVPSVRQARDRGVLHARPMFARLTDRGVRWADGAEQPCDAIIWCTGFQPNLTHLAPLLPGWRQGEVATEGTRSVDEPRLYLLGYGDWTGPASATLVGAGRTAKATVADIAARLGG
- a CDS encoding aquaporin produces the protein MTIAPWRRLLAEFVGTALLVTAVVGSGIMAATLSPGDVGLQLLENSTATAFALGALILIFGPVSGAHFNPVVSAADWFLGRRAGTGLTARDLGGYVVAQVLGAIAGSVLANLMFDLAAVDFSGKDRAAGHLWLGEVVATTGLILLIFALARSGRAAVAPAAVGAYIGAAYWFTSSTSFANPAVTIGRAFTDTFAGIAPTSVPGFVVAQLVGLAVGVGLLAALYPDAGAAADQVVVPTDEDAAIGRRS